A single Williamwhitmania sp. DNA region contains:
- a CDS encoding DUF3098 domain-containing protein, giving the protein MAQKEIKNNEVEGKKFDFALGFENYKLLLIGFAIIILGFILMYGGGSQDPKVFSYDIFSFRRITVAPIVVMFGFLFEIYAIMKKPKEEKSK; this is encoded by the coding sequence ATGGCACAGAAGGAGATTAAGAACAATGAGGTTGAGGGTAAGAAATTTGATTTCGCCCTTGGTTTTGAGAACTACAAGTTGCTACTCATTGGTTTTGCAATTATTATTCTTGGCTTTATACTCATGTATGGTGGAGGTAGCCAAGATCCCAAGGTTTTTAGTTACGACATATTCAGCTTTAGGCGGATAACTGTTGCCCCAATTGTGGTTATGTTTGGCTTCCTGTTTGAAATCTATGCCATTATGAAGAAGCCAAAGGAGGAAAAAAGTAAATAA
- the truB gene encoding tRNA pseudouridine(55) synthase TruB produces MRGTGSLGTVEVVNLAAYEGIPVNTVGENVQETGAFLIVDKPYRWTSADVVRKVKVLLRQHYGLRDVKVGHSGTLDPLATGVLIICLGRKATRLAEALQSHPKTYYAGVMLGATTPCFDLEKEVDKVYPWEHITREKVEEALSTLVGEQEQIPPIFSAKMVEGHRAYKIARRGEEVEMKPNLITVWEAHIDSIELPLVNVVLTCSKGTYVRAFARDLGEKLESGAHLVSLRRLSSGQFTDARSLTLEVLEKKFTEKFAAE; encoded by the coding sequence ATGAGGGGTACTGGCAGTTTGGGAACGGTTGAGGTTGTAAATTTAGCGGCGTACGAGGGTATCCCAGTCAATACGGTCGGGGAGAACGTTCAGGAAACAGGTGCATTTCTAATTGTAGATAAACCCTATAGGTGGACCTCCGCTGATGTAGTGCGTAAAGTTAAGGTTTTGCTTAGGCAGCATTACGGATTGCGAGATGTTAAAGTTGGCCATTCTGGCACGTTGGACCCGCTTGCGACGGGGGTCCTTATTATCTGCCTAGGAAGAAAGGCTACAAGGCTTGCCGAAGCACTTCAGAGTCACCCAAAAACTTATTATGCCGGTGTTATGCTTGGTGCAACAACACCTTGCTTTGATCTTGAGAAGGAGGTTGATAAAGTTTACCCATGGGAGCACATTACTCGCGAAAAGGTTGAGGAGGCTCTTTCAACCCTAGTTGGGGAGCAGGAACAGATACCACCAATATTCTCAGCCAAGATGGTAGAAGGGCATCGTGCCTATAAAATTGCGCGTAGAGGCGAGGAGGTTGAAATGAAGCCAAACCTCATCACCGTTTGGGAAGCCCACATTGACTCCATTGAATTGCCATTGGTGAATGTGGTTCTAACTTGCAGCAAAGGGACCTATGTACGAGCTTTTGCTCGTGATTTAGGTGAGAAGTTGGAGAGCGGAGCACACCTTGTTTCGCTCCGAAGGTTGTCGAGCGGACAGTTTACCGATGCGAGATCGCTAACGCTTGAGGTGCTGGAGAAAAAATTTACAGAAAAATTTGCGGCTGAGTGA
- a CDS encoding permease-like cell division protein FtsX, with protein MRKGEGQQVNAKRSLRSSYLSSIISIALVLFTLGVVGLLLLHAKRLSDFVKENISFSVVLNEDVKEVDAAVLQKSLDASPYVKSTNFISKDDAAKIMKEQLGQDFVQFLGYNPLGASIEVRLKADYANTDSISVIEKDLKAFNQIKEVNYQKSLLDLVNDNVREISLIVLAFSALLLFVSLVLINNTIRLSVYARRFLINTMRLVGATNGFIRRPFLLRGILHGVYAGVIADLLLLALIWFGQEQVKQILDIADLNILMVLFSAVLFVGVAISYTSTFFAVRKFLRLKVDDLYY; from the coding sequence ATGAGAAAAGGCGAAGGACAGCAGGTTAATGCAAAGAGAAGTTTACGGTCCTCATACTTGAGTTCTATAATTAGCATAGCCTTGGTGCTTTTCACGTTGGGGGTTGTGGGGCTTTTGCTATTGCACGCAAAGCGGCTCTCCGATTTTGTAAAGGAGAATATTAGTTTTTCTGTGGTGCTGAATGAGGATGTAAAGGAAGTTGATGCTGCCGTTCTTCAGAAGTCACTCGATGCCTCGCCCTACGTAAAAAGCACAAACTTCATTTCCAAGGACGATGCGGCCAAGATAATGAAGGAGCAGCTTGGTCAAGACTTTGTTCAATTTCTTGGCTACAATCCGCTGGGGGCATCAATTGAGGTACGCTTAAAGGCTGATTACGCTAATACTGACTCAATTTCAGTAATTGAAAAAGACCTTAAGGCGTTCAATCAGATAAAGGAGGTAAACTACCAAAAGTCGCTGCTCGACCTTGTAAACGATAATGTGCGCGAGATAAGCTTGATTGTTTTGGCGTTTAGTGCGCTTTTACTTTTTGTGTCGCTGGTGCTTATCAACAATACTATTCGGCTCTCTGTGTATGCACGACGGTTTTTGATTAATACTATGCGGTTGGTTGGCGCCACCAATGGCTTTATTCGACGTCCTTTTCTTTTGCGAGGCATTTTGCACGGTGTTTATGCCGGTGTCATTGCCGATTTACTTTTACTTGCACTAATTTGGTTTGGGCAGGAGCAGGTGAAGCAAATTCTTGATATTGCTGATCTGAATATACTTATGGTCCTTTTTAGTGCAGTTTTGTTTGTTGGTGTTGCCATAAGCTACACCTCAACTTTTTTTGCCGTTCGTAAATTTTTGAGGCTCAAAGTTGATGACCTCTACTACTAG